The Helianthus annuus cultivar XRQ/B chromosome 15, HanXRQr2.0-SUNRISE, whole genome shotgun sequence genomic sequence TCTGAAATTATGATTTGTAGAATGAGGGGTTCAACCCAATCTCGATTCTTGTATTAAAATGTGAGGAAATCTGAGTTAGGATTGCCTCctagaacaagaatcatgttCATTTTAGGTTGTATGAAAGATTGTAGTGAAAACTCACTTTGTGAAATTGGCAACTATGAATAGGAAGATCATAGGGATTATAATCATATGTAATCTTGACATATGATCTTGCTTGTAATACTTGAATGCTAGATAAATTGATGTAAAATGAGAGAATTGTAAGAACTAGGTTGATTATTGATGACATGCAAGATGAACTAGTAAAGTCATGCTTTGAATGCTTGTAAATTAGTCTTTATTAATGTACGCACactaagtgtttgatgaaatgcttaagagaATAAATGTGTAAAAATATGAAAAGTTAGTGATAATATTGTCACTTGAAAATGAGAAATTTATGTAAATGATGAAATGAAAGTGTTGGGCTAAATGAATGAATGCGTTTAATGTAGGCGTGAAAGAAGAAGGCTCAAACACTAAGAAAACGGGAGACTCACAAGATCGAGGTACGTTAGTGTACACCTTATCTATATTTGTTGTCATATGTATAATAACCTCTATTGTATTATGTTGTTATGTTGGAATTGTGAATGTTGAGATATAAGATTGTTGGAAGTAAAGTTAGATCCGTCATAAACGGATGTTGAGAAATGAATAAGATACGATAGATAATGCATCATATCCGGTTCCTTCTAGTCGAACCGGGTATGGGAAGTTAAGTATGTTTTGAATGAAAGTTTACTCGATCTGTCTTCTCGGGTTGGAGTGTAATCGTATGTGAAGAATATAATCGTTCGTCATGAATGAATTGAATGAAAGTTATGGTAACCATACTAGTACCCGTCGTTAGCGGGTATGTTAAGAAAGGTATGCTAGTCTCTACATTGAGACGAGCATGTAATGAACCGTCTAACGGTTGGTAATGTAATTGAAAGATGTAAGGCCACAATAATGATTAGTCGGATTATTAGTTAATCATGTTAGTGATGAAATGCTAACTTCTTTTGTTTATGTTGAACGTAGGTAAATCCTCAGTTTAGGCGACTTGGCAATTTGGAGCGAGCACACACACACTTTATGACCATCAAGCGCTTCTGCTAGTCCGTAttaatgttttgggttaaaatgTCTGTGTCGTACAACTTGTTAGTAGTCACACTTTTTAACACTTGATGTTTTGGCTTTTAGTCGTATCTTGTTGAACGGTTTGTAGAATTTTATTTGTTTAGATTACGGTTAAAACAGGGGTATACTCGTTTtatggacgggtcatgcccaaattttgttaaaattgtGCATTGTTAATATTGATAATATTACCTACACACGGTAAAGAGATTAGAAGAATTGAAAGCTCAAAATTTTAGTGTCTAAACTCGTCGTTTTTATTAGACTTATATGCGGATGTAataagttggtatcagagccgaggtTGAGGGATTCGAGCACAAGTAGTAGTGCTTAAACTCAACCGACGGCTCGTTCGAAAGTGTGCTCACTCCaagatcgccaatgaggtaaCGTTTAAGTCGTATGAGAATGCAAGTATGTTTATTATGTGTATGATGAAAATATTAAGTTAGATATACAGGGAGTAATATTGGAAGGTTGAATGGGAAGTTCCAGGGATCGAATGGTTGGAACGAACCTAAAAATGAGTAGAAAACACCCCGAAAATGGTTCTTTAGCGTTTCAGCAAAGGAGAGGCAGTCGCCGACGGGCTGTAAGCCGTTGCCGATGCCCCCATGCTTGTCGACGGCCTATATGTCTGCCTACGGGGAAGTGTGGCCGACGCCACTTTCCagggcccgtcgccgacgggtcatGTAAAGGCAATCCgctgaatttttttttgtttttcacatTTTAAGTTGTCGGGTTGTCCGAAAGCCTATTTAATGACTACGTAGGGTCCATCTAAGGCCTAACAGATGTATGTAATCACAATTATTGGTTACGATAGAATGGATTCGTAAGAGTCGAAAGTGATGAACCGAATGACATGAGATGAGTTATGAAATTTAAAAGAGCAAAACAAATCGAAATATAAGAATGCGAATTAAGTAAATGTAGACTAATGAACTATGATATACCGAAAGCTTATGATTTGTATTAAATGAAAACATGACATTGTGTAGATGGCTGATGTAAGAAACgttaataatgatgatgatacgACTCGTCAAGAGGCATTTAACAGTAAGGTCACGGAAGTGGCGGAAGGGGTTATGCAAGCTAATCTTCCTCAATTAACTCAAGAAGTAGAAAGTCGGGTGTTGGGAGTTGTGGATGCCATGATGACTAGCAAGATCGAAGAATTGAAAGAACTGATTGAGGGATCTAAAAGTAAAAGCAAAGAACGACGGTGCACGTATAAAGACTTCATGGCGTGCAATCCTGCAACGTATGATGGTAAAATCGACCCGATCGCATGCCAAAGATAGATTTCAAACATAGAAGCGGTATTTATATGAAGCCGATATGATAAGGAGGACCAGGTGATGTTCGCTACTGGTCAACTCACTCTTCaggcgaaagattggtgggatgcgcATAGCAAGGAAATAGGTGAGGATAGACTCCAAATGATGACTTGGCAAGAATTTAAGGAGCCCTTCATGAGATATCATTGTCCTCAGTCGGCTATTGATAAGATTCAGGAGGATTTCTTACGCCTCCGACAGAAAAAACGAGTCAATAAACAAAATATCAAACACTttcatggataagatgaagttctgtggGGATTTTGTGAAGACTGAAAGAATGAAGATCAACCGCTTTTACGGCGTGTTAAAGGCAAAATTTAGGGAGTTCATCACTCCCTCGAAATGTGAAATCCTTGACGAGCTTATCAATTTGGCACGGGATAGAGAAATCGAGATTAAAACGCAAGAAGAACGAGGTGAAAAGAGATTGAATGAAAAGGGGGCAAGTTCAAGTCCGTCCAAGAAAGCAAAGTTTCAAGACCATGGAAAGAAGGACAAGTTAAGGGGTGGTATTTCTCCGTGCAAGACATATGGGAAACTTCATACTGGGGAATGCCTTCTGGGTAAGAAGGGATGCTACAAATGCGGCGAGGAAGAGCATACATCCTGTAAGTTCCCTAGCGACCCAAAGACATGTTTCAATTGTTTCCAAAAAGGGCATGTTAAGTCGGAGTGTCCTAAACTCCAACAAGGATCAAAGAAGGAGGGAAAGAACGAAGAAAGCTCTAAGGCAAAAGGGAGGATGTTTCAAATCACATCCGAAGAATCCAAGTCCCATCCGAATGTGGTTTCAGGTATCTTTCTATTAAACTCCATACCAGTTTATGTTTTATTCGATACCGGAGCCACTATGTCGTTTATTTCAAATGAAATTGTACAACATCCTTCATTTATGATTGAACGAATGTcgatgcctttagaagtagaaaTAGCCGATAGTAAGATCTATAAGTTACACGAGATTTGTAGAAATTGCAAATTCACTATAGAAGATGAAGAATTCGATATCGACCTCATACCTATGGTTTTGGGGGAATTTAAGatgatagtgggaatggattggatGGCACGATACCGTGTAGAGATTAATTGTGAAAATAAGATAATGTTTGTTCAATCTCCAAGTGGAAGGCAATTGAGTCTTCAAGGGGAGAGAAACGTGGAAACAAAATTGTGCACTCTGGTTCAAGCCGTTAAACACGTACGTAACGGGAGTAGGGCATACCTGGCTTATGTAGTAGACGCTTGACAAACCCTCCAGAAACTTGAAGATGTTGAGGTCGTGGACGAATTTCCGGACGTATTTCCAGAGGAATTGCCGGGACTCCCTCCCGAACGAGAAATAGAGTTTCGCATCGAATTGAATCTGGGAGCGAAGCCAGTTGCGAAGGCTCCCTATAGACTGGCTCCCACCGAGATGCGGGAGTTAATGACACAATTACAAGATCTGCTAGATAAGGGCTTTATATGCCTGAGTGTGTTGCCATGGGGGGCGCCTGTCttattcgttaagaagaaagatgggttgatgcgcatgtgcatcgactacagagagttaAATAAGCTGATCgtaaagaaccgctaccctttacctagaattgacgatctttttgatcaattacaaggggctaGTTGgttctctaagattgacctgtGTTCGGGGTATCATCAAGTCAGAGTACGAGGAGAAGACATTGCAAAGACCGCATTTAGAACccgatacggacattacgagttcctagttatgtcctttgggttaacgaacgctcCAGCAGCATTTATAGATCTTATGAACCGGGTATGCTGACCTATGTTAGAAAAATCCGTGATCGTATTCATAGACGATATCCTAGTCTATTCGCGAAGTAAGGCTGAACATGCGAGGAATTTGCGTGAAGTACTTGAAATTCTCCGTAAAGAACAACTTTATGCgaaattctcaaagtgtgcctTCTGGCTCAGAGAGGTGCAGTTTCTGGTTTATATAATCAATTCGGAAGGTGTTTTGGTAGATCCGTCGAAGATTGATGCCATAATGAAATGGGTTTCCCCAAAAATCCAActgaaataagaagttttctaggcctcgcggggtattacagaaggttcatacaggatttctcgaagatagcCTTACCCTTAACAAAACTAACcagaaagaaagaaaagtttatatGGGGAAAAGAACAGAAGGAATCCTTTCGAATATTAAAGGAGAAACTGTCGGGTCCTCCGGTCTTGACATTGCCAGATGGGACTGAAGATCTGGTTATTTGTTCAGACGCTTCACAGCAGGGTTTaggttgtgttttgatgcaaagggGAAGGGTTATCGCatatgcttcgcgacaattaaAGCCCCATGAGGTAAACTACCCAACACATGATCTGGAATTGGCAGCGGTAGTGTTCgccttaaagatttggagacactacctatatggtatgAGATGTACAATTTACTCGGACCATTAAAGCCTCAAATATTTCTTTGAACAAAAAGActtgaatatgaggcaacgaagatggTTAGAACTGATTAAAGATTATGATTGCGACATCCTTTACCACCCGGGAAAGGCGAACGTGGTGGCGGATGCACTAAGCCGAAGATGATAGTTACACCATGTTTGCTTGATATGATACGAGATTCCCAAATAAAGTCGCTTGGAGCGGAAGACTTAAAGAAAGAAAGATTAAAAGGTGTAACCGATAAACTAGAAGAAAATTCAACCGGACTCAAAACAAGATTCGGTCGAATCTGGATACCACGATTTTGCGAAGTTAAGACCGCTCTACTCGACGAGGCTCATAAGGCACGATACTCAATCCATCCCAGGGCAAccaagatgtaccaggacttgaaaaccaattattggtggccgggtatgaaacgcgATATTGTAAAGTATGTCTCAAATGCTTAACATGCTCCCAAgtgaaagcagaacatcaaaaaccgTACAGGAAGTTACAACCCTTGGGAATTCCAGTCTGGAAATGGGAGGAGTTAACTATGGATCTGGTAACCAAGCTCCCTAGAACGAAAAAGGGGCATGATGCAATATGGGTAATTGTTGACCGACTCACAAAGAGTGCCCACTTTTTACCTATTCGGGAAGCTATGCGGACAAGAGAAGGCGTCCTAttgagtttcaagtcggagattaTGTCTTATtgaaagtatcaccttggaagggcatAATCCGTTTCCGCAAACGAGGTAAGTTAGGTCCTCGTTATATCAGACCGTTTAAAATCTTGGCTCGAGTTGGAAGAGTTGCATATCAATTAGAATTACCATCTTCGCTAGATAGGATCCACAATACCTTCCACGTGTCGCAGTTAAGGAAGTGTCTTGCGGATGAAACAGCGTTGTGCCTCTTGAAGACATCGAGCTGGACGAGAGGCTAAATTATGTCGAAAGACCTATAGCCATTAAAGACGTTAAGGTGAAGAATCTTCGCAACAAAGCCGTTAGACAAGTGTTGGTTCAATGGCAACACCGAAAGGGGTCGGAACTTACATGGGAAGCGGAAGATGAAATGAGGAAACACTACCCTTTTCTCTTTGGTATGTAATCGTTAAATTGTTATGTCTCCAGGTTTCAGGGACGAAACCTCaattaaggggggtagacttgtaacaccccaaaaatgtttagtataataataataaatgaaaataaacaAAGAATTTAACATAGTTAATGAATATGACAAAATGGTAAGTTAGTTTATGGGAAAGCCTAAACTAAACACTCTTTCTACGTAGGAGGGTTTAGTGTGTAAGTAATAAACAAAAAGGTTTAATtaataaacaaaaattaaaagaaaacacCCATATTTGGGTTCTGGTCGATCGAACAAGGGAGTAGGGAAAGGGAGGTGAAACCCTAACTTCAAGAAATCAAGAATTGAATCTGAATTCATAGGATAATCCAGTGCATGAGCCCTTAAATCCGAATAGCCAACCCCAATTTCTGAAGTGGTAAGTTCAATTTCTGAAATTATGATTTGTAGAATGAGGGGTTCAACCCAATCTCGATTCTTGTATTAAAATGTGAGGAAATCTGAGTTAGGATTGCCTCctagaacaagaatcatgttGATTTTAGTTTGTATGAAAGATTGTAGTGAAAAcccactttgtgaaattcgtaACTATGAATAGGAAGATCATAGGGATTATAATCATATGTAATCTTGACATATGATCTTGCTTGTAATAC encodes the following:
- the LOC110913771 gene encoding uncharacterized protein LOC110913771, giving the protein MKFCGDFVKTERMKINRFYGVLKAKFREFITPSKCEILDELINLARDREIEIKTQEERGEKRLNEKGASSSPSKKAKFQDHGKKDKLRGGISPCKTYGKLHTGECLLGKKGCYKCGEEEHTSCKFPSDPKTCFNCFQKGHVKSECPKLQQGSKKEGKNEESSKAKGRMFQITSEESKSHPNVVSGIFLLNSIPVYVLFDTGATMSFISNEIVQHPSFMIERMSMPLEVEIADSKIYKLHEICRNCKFTIEDEEFDIDLIPMVLGEFKMIVGMDWMARYRVEINCENKIMFVQSPSGRQLSLQGERNVETKLCTLVQAVKHVRNGSRAYLAYVVDA